The following nucleotide sequence is from Parasteatoda tepidariorum isolate YZ-2023 unplaced genomic scaffold, CAS_Ptep_4.0 HiC_scaffold_14014, whole genome shotgun sequence.
TATACCTCCACTGTGCTTAAAGAATCacctgcaaaaaaaattacaacttatttataactataaaaacatattatagaaTATACTGaataaaagtatgaataaaaattttaaattcacacaAAGTACAAAACTAAATCTGTTAACTAACAGTTTTAGCAACTAATGAtcatatctgaaaataaattgataatagtTAAGCATATTAGGTAAAAAGTTAAACATCATAAAACTCAAAAgaaggtttaaaaaatgttacaaagtaaacaaaaatgaagggaatatttcagattaaaacaaaattttataactttttaaggTAATCTCTTCCCATGTGATGTTTAATCAAATTACAATGTTTTTAGTTCTTTCAATGGaagttaatttagaaaataaaaacattaaaacaataaatgaaatagataAGATGAAGTTACcaggtttaaaatatattaaatgcaaaaacaatTCCTCAAAGTATTTTGCTTTTTCCTGATTTCTTTACTTTGTATTGTAACATAACTACTATAAATATATCATCGAATGTTTTGAAGGAATAATTTGTTTAGAAGAAGTTTAAGCTGAATAGTAGTATGTATCATGAAAAATGtatactcaaaatttaaaatcaacaaaaagtttcaattgttGTTGCAAATCAATGTGttgttattttacattattatagttattttagaatttgaaactaaaatttgtattacagataggattttaaaaaaatttaaattgatgtttttgaccttcaaaaaaaaaaaattaggctcATTTCCAGAGATCTAAATCTNGATCTAAATCTAGAATTTAATGTTTCTCaatttgactaaaaaaattttcattaaatataagacaatattaacagatattttttaagttgaaatttagaatcttgaaaaaaaaatttttttttggtgatacACAATACTAAATAGCCTTTCATAATCAAtcgtttaaaattgaaaagtccTAAAAAACGGAAATATACCTGATTTTGTGAGTCCACCAACAGCATATATACACCCAATAATATCAGGACAACATCTAGGACGTGTTCTGAAACTCTGTAACAATGGCCGTCTTTCAGGCATTAGGTGGTAATCTTTTGCCTCATCCAGCAAATCTCTACATTGATGTGAAGTTCTGATTAACTCTTCAGTAGCAACATGATCAGTTAGGTATTGAGGTGTTAATAAAGGCATTCGCACCTGAGTGAGCAATTCTGGCAAATGTTTCATCCGAGCCAAATCATTTTTTACCCAAGCCATAACAGATTCAAACAcctaattaaatcaatatttagaactcatttataaatatttttatgaaataatgggCGAGTTCTGTTCAGGGAGTGAGTGGGGCTCATTTTAAATCTCTTCAATAGATAAAGTTGTATGCATTCTCCAAACTACACATGTTCCAAACAATCTAGATCATGATCTGCAACAAATCATTATAGCtctttatttggtaaaa
It contains:
- the LOC122273982 gene encoding kelch-like protein 18 is translated as MAWVKNDLARMKHLPELLTQVRMPLLTPQYLTDHVATEELIRTSHQCRDLLDEAKDYHLMPERRPLLQSFRTRPRCCPDIIGCIYAVGGLTKSGDSLSTVEVYDPKIGRWQMAEAMTMLRSRVGVAVMHNKLYAIGGYNGTERLSTVEVFDPGHRTWSTAASMNCKR